In the Quercus lobata isolate SW786 chromosome 5, ValleyOak3.0 Primary Assembly, whole genome shotgun sequence genome, one interval contains:
- the LOC115988618 gene encoding katanin p80 WD40 repeat-containing subunit B1 homolog isoform X2 — translation MAKRGYKLQEFVAHSTTATVNCVNIGKKACRLFVTGGDDHKVNLWSIGKPNSLMTLCGHTTPVECVAFDEVLVLAGASNGVIKLWDLEEVKMVRTLSGHRSNNCSAVEFHPFGELFASGSVDTNLKIWDIRKKGCIHTYKGHTRGITTIKFTPDGRWVVSGGFDNVVKVWDLTAGKLLHDFKFHQGHIRSLDFHPLEFLLATGSADRTVKFWDLETFELIGSTRPESTGVRAITFHPDGRTLLSGLEDSLKVYSWEPVICHDAVDMGWSTLGDQCINDGKLLACSYFRNSVGVWVADISLIEPYGSTSRPEQNDNTEQKINLNFQGSHSLEKGGTGLRSTSGLRCVSPDYDTKEIKNIYVDSTGGNPVASQRAESFNSPKVAPPSDSKDMSCLPSQKQSPSVGLNARSYEKVLDKSFVVPSIVPRDGADGGDGANSGKESISFSRTKRGMLLRPAHVQRPSNSKIEVERLPEVVESGTLSNVTCAIDSNFQSKHGSEDGSRESCEDKHSNIKIVTEKLDKILSPRTPSNQESFAVVQGRTRSLVERFEKRERFNSIEDQASTMARVMPEADRTPTLVKGEPQTSGRDSPSSNDKDVTEDLMQTHELFLSTLRSRLTKLQVVRHFWECNDIKGAISALMKLPDLSVQADVISVLMEKMEILTLDLFSCLLPVLLGLLDSKVERHASLSLEMLLKLVAVFGPVICSTVSAPPAVGVDLHAEQRLECCNQCFIQMQKIQKILPALVRKGGLLAKCAQELNLVLQE, via the exons ATGGCGAAGCGTGGATATAAGCTAC aggaatTTGTGGCTCATTCCACCACTGCCACTGTGAACTGCGTCAATATTGGGAAGAAGGCTTGTCGTCTGTTTGTAACCGGTGGTGATGACCATAAAGTTAATCTTTGGAGCATTGGGAAACCCAATTCTTTAATG ACCTTGTGTGGACATACAACTCCAGTTGAATGTGTAGCTTTTGATGAAGTTTTGGTGCTGGCTGGAGCTTCTAATGGTGTTATAAAGCTATGGGATTTGGAGGAAGTAAAGA TGGTTCGAACTCTTAGCGGACACAGATCCAATAACTGTAGTGCTGTTGAATTTCATCCATTTGGAGAGTTGTTTGCATCTGGTTCAGTGGATACTAATCTAAAGATATGGGATATTAGAAAGAAAGGATGCATTCACACATACAAAGGACACACTCGAGGCATTACTACTATCAAATTCACTCCTGACGGTCGTTGGGTAGTTTCTGGCGGATTCGATAACGTTGTCAAG GTTTGGGATCTAACTGCTGGAAAGCTCTTGCACGATTTTAAATTCCATCAAGGTCACATTCGGTCCCTAGATTTCCATCCCCTCGAGTTTCTCCTGGCCACAG GTTCAGCAGACAGAACAGTGAAATTCTGGGATTTGGAAACTTTTGAACTAATTGGATCTACTAGACCTGAG TCTACAGGAGTACGGGCAATCACCTTTCATCCCGATGGAAGGACCCTACTTTCTGGGTTGGAAGATAGTTTGAAG GTTTACTCATGGGAGCCTGTAATTTGTCATGATGCTGTTGATATGGGATGGTCAACACTTGGTGACCAATGCATTAATGACGGAAAACTTCTGGCTTGCTCATACTTTCGCAATTCTGTTGGAGTTTGGGTAGCAGATATATCG CTTATTGAGCCATATGGGTCTACTTCAAGACCTGAGCAAAATGACAATACAGAGCAgaaaattaatcttaatttcCAGGGAAGTCATTCTTTAGAGAAAGGAGGAACTGGTCTCAGGTCAACTTCAGGCTTGCGGTGCGTGTCTCCAGATTATGATACAAAAGAGATAAAGAACATATACGTGGATT CTACTGGTGGAAATCCTGTTGCTTCACAGAGAGCTGAGTCCTTCAATTCTCCAAAAGTGGCACCCCCATCGGATTCAAAGGATATGAGTTGTCTGCCATCTCAGAAGCAGAGTCCTTCAGTAGGTTTGAATGCAAGATCTTATGAAAAAGTGCTTGATAAATCCTTTGTTGTTCCTAGCATTGTACCTAGGGACGGTGCTGATGGAGGAGATGGGGCAAATTCTGGAAAGGAATCCATCAGCTTTTCAAGGACAAAACGTGGAATGTTGCTCAGACCAGCTCATGTTCAGAGGCCATCAAATAGTAAAATTGAGGTCGAGAGGCTGCCAGAAGTTGTTGAATCTGGAACTTTGAGCAATGTGACGTGTGCAATAGATTCAAACTTCCAATCCAAACATGGATCTGAAGATGGATCTAGAGAATCCTGTGAGGATAAACATTCTAATATCAAGATTGTTACTGAAAAGCTTGACAAAATTTTGTCACCACGAACACCGTCTAATCAGGAAAGCT TTGCAGTTGTACAAGGAAGGACCCGCTCTCTGGTTGAGAGgtttgaaaaaagagaaagatttaATAGTATTGAAGATCAAGCATCTACTATGGCTCGTGTGATGCCTGAAGCAGATAGAACTCCCACTTTGGTG AAAGGAGAACCTCAAACTTCTGGAAGGGACTCACCATCTTCAAATGATAAGGATGTTACCGAAGATCTCATGCAAACTCATGAACTATTCCTAAGTACCCTTCGCTCTCGCCTAACAAAATTACAG GTGGTGCGACATTTTTGGGAGTGCAATGATATTAAAGGTGCTATTAGTGCACTGATGAAGCTTCCAGATCTTTCT GTGCAAGCTGATGTGATCAGTGTTCTCATGGAAAAAATGGAGATTCTCACCTTAGATCTGTTTTCTTGCTTGCTTCCTGTGCTTTTGGGCTTGCTGGATAGCAAGGTAGAAAG GCATGCAAGTTTATCATTGGAGATGCTATTGAAGCTTGTTGCAGTCTTTGGACCAGTAATATGCTCAACCGTTTCAGCACCTCCAGCAGTTGGTGTTGATCTTCATGCAGAgcaaag GCTAGAATGCTGCAACCAGTGCTTTATTCAGATGCAGAAGATCCAGAAAATTCTTCCAGCTCTTGTAAG GAAGGGTGGTTTGCTGGCAAAATGTGCTCAGGAATTGAATCTAGTTCTTCAAGAGTAA
- the LOC115988618 gene encoding katanin p80 WD40 repeat-containing subunit B1 homolog isoform X4 yields the protein MGFGGMVRTLSGHRSNNCSAVEFHPFGELFASGSVDTNLKIWDIRKKGCIHTYKGHTRGITTIKFTPDGRWVVSGGFDNVVKVWDLTAGKLLHDFKFHQGHIRSLDFHPLEFLLATGSADRTVKFWDLETFELIGSTRPESTGVRAITFHPDGRTLLSGLEDSLKVYSWEPVICHDAVDMGWSTLGDQCINDGKLLACSYFRNSVGVWVADISLIEPYGSTSRPEQNDNTEQKINLNFQGSHSLEKGGTGLRSTSGLRCVSPDYDTKEIKNIYVDSTGGNPVASQRAESFNSPKVAPPSDSKDMSCLPSQKQSPSVGLNARSYEKVLDKSFVVPSIVPRDGADGGDGANSGKESISFSRTKRGMLLRPAHVQRPSNSKIEVERLPEVVESGTLSNVTCAIDSNFQSKHGSEDGSRESCEDKHSNIKIVTEKLDKILSPRTPSNQESCDESLNCSKGISPVKMVNGVAVVQGRTRSLVERFEKRERFNSIEDQASTMARVMPEADRTPTLVKGEPQTSGRDSPSSNDKDVTEDLMQTHELFLSTLRSRLTKLQVVRHFWECNDIKGAISALMKLPDLSVQADVISVLMEKMEILTLDLFSCLLPVLLGLLDSKVERHASLSLEMLLKLVAVFGPVICSTVSAPPAVGVDLHAEQRLECCNQCFIQMQKIQKILPALVRKGGLLAKCAQELNLVLQE from the exons ATGGGATTTGGAGGAA TGGTTCGAACTCTTAGCGGACACAGATCCAATAACTGTAGTGCTGTTGAATTTCATCCATTTGGAGAGTTGTTTGCATCTGGTTCAGTGGATACTAATCTAAAGATATGGGATATTAGAAAGAAAGGATGCATTCACACATACAAAGGACACACTCGAGGCATTACTACTATCAAATTCACTCCTGACGGTCGTTGGGTAGTTTCTGGCGGATTCGATAACGTTGTCAAG GTTTGGGATCTAACTGCTGGAAAGCTCTTGCACGATTTTAAATTCCATCAAGGTCACATTCGGTCCCTAGATTTCCATCCCCTCGAGTTTCTCCTGGCCACAG GTTCAGCAGACAGAACAGTGAAATTCTGGGATTTGGAAACTTTTGAACTAATTGGATCTACTAGACCTGAG TCTACAGGAGTACGGGCAATCACCTTTCATCCCGATGGAAGGACCCTACTTTCTGGGTTGGAAGATAGTTTGAAG GTTTACTCATGGGAGCCTGTAATTTGTCATGATGCTGTTGATATGGGATGGTCAACACTTGGTGACCAATGCATTAATGACGGAAAACTTCTGGCTTGCTCATACTTTCGCAATTCTGTTGGAGTTTGGGTAGCAGATATATCG CTTATTGAGCCATATGGGTCTACTTCAAGACCTGAGCAAAATGACAATACAGAGCAgaaaattaatcttaatttcCAGGGAAGTCATTCTTTAGAGAAAGGAGGAACTGGTCTCAGGTCAACTTCAGGCTTGCGGTGCGTGTCTCCAGATTATGATACAAAAGAGATAAAGAACATATACGTGGATT CTACTGGTGGAAATCCTGTTGCTTCACAGAGAGCTGAGTCCTTCAATTCTCCAAAAGTGGCACCCCCATCGGATTCAAAGGATATGAGTTGTCTGCCATCTCAGAAGCAGAGTCCTTCAGTAGGTTTGAATGCAAGATCTTATGAAAAAGTGCTTGATAAATCCTTTGTTGTTCCTAGCATTGTACCTAGGGACGGTGCTGATGGAGGAGATGGGGCAAATTCTGGAAAGGAATCCATCAGCTTTTCAAGGACAAAACGTGGAATGTTGCTCAGACCAGCTCATGTTCAGAGGCCATCAAATAGTAAAATTGAGGTCGAGAGGCTGCCAGAAGTTGTTGAATCTGGAACTTTGAGCAATGTGACGTGTGCAATAGATTCAAACTTCCAATCCAAACATGGATCTGAAGATGGATCTAGAGAATCCTGTGAGGATAAACATTCTAATATCAAGATTGTTACTGAAAAGCTTGACAAAATTTTGTCACCACGAACACCGTCTAATCAGGAAAGCT GTGATGAATCCCTTAATTGCAGCAAAGGGATAAGCCCTGTTAAAATGGTCAATGGAG TTGCAGTTGTACAAGGAAGGACCCGCTCTCTGGTTGAGAGgtttgaaaaaagagaaagatttaATAGTATTGAAGATCAAGCATCTACTATGGCTCGTGTGATGCCTGAAGCAGATAGAACTCCCACTTTGGTG AAAGGAGAACCTCAAACTTCTGGAAGGGACTCACCATCTTCAAATGATAAGGATGTTACCGAAGATCTCATGCAAACTCATGAACTATTCCTAAGTACCCTTCGCTCTCGCCTAACAAAATTACAG GTGGTGCGACATTTTTGGGAGTGCAATGATATTAAAGGTGCTATTAGTGCACTGATGAAGCTTCCAGATCTTTCT GTGCAAGCTGATGTGATCAGTGTTCTCATGGAAAAAATGGAGATTCTCACCTTAGATCTGTTTTCTTGCTTGCTTCCTGTGCTTTTGGGCTTGCTGGATAGCAAGGTAGAAAG GCATGCAAGTTTATCATTGGAGATGCTATTGAAGCTTGTTGCAGTCTTTGGACCAGTAATATGCTCAACCGTTTCAGCACCTCCAGCAGTTGGTGTTGATCTTCATGCAGAgcaaag GCTAGAATGCTGCAACCAGTGCTTTATTCAGATGCAGAAGATCCAGAAAATTCTTCCAGCTCTTGTAAG GAAGGGTGGTTTGCTGGCAAAATGTGCTCAGGAATTGAATCTAGTTCTTCAAGAGTAA
- the LOC115988618 gene encoding katanin p80 WD40 repeat-containing subunit B1 homolog isoform X5, translated as MAKRGYKLQEFVAHSTTATVNCVNIGKKACRLFVTGGDDHKVNLWSIGKPNSLMTLCGHTTPVECVAFDEVLVLAGASNGVIKLWDLEEVKMVRTLSGHRSNNCSAVEFHPFGELFASGSVDTNLKIWDIRKKGCIHTYKGHTRGITTIKFTPDGRWVVSGGFDNVVKVWDLTAGKLLHDFKFHQGHIRSLDFHPLEFLLATGSADRTVKFWDLETFELIGSTRPESTGVRAITFHPDGRTLLSGLEDSLKVYSWEPVICHDAVDMGWSTLGDQCINDGKLLACSYFRNSVGVWVADISLIEPYGSTSRPEQNDNTEQKINLNFQGSHSLEKGGTGLRSTSGLRCVSPDYDTKEIKNIYVDSTGGNPVASQRAESFNSPKVAPPSDSKDMSCLPSQKQSPSVGLNARSYEKVLDKSFVVPSIVPRDGADGGDGANSGKESISFSRTKRGMLLRPAHVQRPSNSKIEVERLPEVVESGTLSNVTCAIDSNFQSKHGSEDGSRESCEDKHSNIKIVTEKLDKILSPRTPSNQESCDESLNCSKGISPVKMVNGVAVVQGRTRSLVERFEKRERFNSIEDQASTMARVMPEADRTPTLVKGEPQTSGRDSPSSNDKDVTEDLMQTHELFLSTLRSRLTKLQVVRHFWECNDIKGAISALMKLPDLSVGAS; from the exons ATGGCGAAGCGTGGATATAAGCTAC aggaatTTGTGGCTCATTCCACCACTGCCACTGTGAACTGCGTCAATATTGGGAAGAAGGCTTGTCGTCTGTTTGTAACCGGTGGTGATGACCATAAAGTTAATCTTTGGAGCATTGGGAAACCCAATTCTTTAATG ACCTTGTGTGGACATACAACTCCAGTTGAATGTGTAGCTTTTGATGAAGTTTTGGTGCTGGCTGGAGCTTCTAATGGTGTTATAAAGCTATGGGATTTGGAGGAAGTAAAGA TGGTTCGAACTCTTAGCGGACACAGATCCAATAACTGTAGTGCTGTTGAATTTCATCCATTTGGAGAGTTGTTTGCATCTGGTTCAGTGGATACTAATCTAAAGATATGGGATATTAGAAAGAAAGGATGCATTCACACATACAAAGGACACACTCGAGGCATTACTACTATCAAATTCACTCCTGACGGTCGTTGGGTAGTTTCTGGCGGATTCGATAACGTTGTCAAG GTTTGGGATCTAACTGCTGGAAAGCTCTTGCACGATTTTAAATTCCATCAAGGTCACATTCGGTCCCTAGATTTCCATCCCCTCGAGTTTCTCCTGGCCACAG GTTCAGCAGACAGAACAGTGAAATTCTGGGATTTGGAAACTTTTGAACTAATTGGATCTACTAGACCTGAG TCTACAGGAGTACGGGCAATCACCTTTCATCCCGATGGAAGGACCCTACTTTCTGGGTTGGAAGATAGTTTGAAG GTTTACTCATGGGAGCCTGTAATTTGTCATGATGCTGTTGATATGGGATGGTCAACACTTGGTGACCAATGCATTAATGACGGAAAACTTCTGGCTTGCTCATACTTTCGCAATTCTGTTGGAGTTTGGGTAGCAGATATATCG CTTATTGAGCCATATGGGTCTACTTCAAGACCTGAGCAAAATGACAATACAGAGCAgaaaattaatcttaatttcCAGGGAAGTCATTCTTTAGAGAAAGGAGGAACTGGTCTCAGGTCAACTTCAGGCTTGCGGTGCGTGTCTCCAGATTATGATACAAAAGAGATAAAGAACATATACGTGGATT CTACTGGTGGAAATCCTGTTGCTTCACAGAGAGCTGAGTCCTTCAATTCTCCAAAAGTGGCACCCCCATCGGATTCAAAGGATATGAGTTGTCTGCCATCTCAGAAGCAGAGTCCTTCAGTAGGTTTGAATGCAAGATCTTATGAAAAAGTGCTTGATAAATCCTTTGTTGTTCCTAGCATTGTACCTAGGGACGGTGCTGATGGAGGAGATGGGGCAAATTCTGGAAAGGAATCCATCAGCTTTTCAAGGACAAAACGTGGAATGTTGCTCAGACCAGCTCATGTTCAGAGGCCATCAAATAGTAAAATTGAGGTCGAGAGGCTGCCAGAAGTTGTTGAATCTGGAACTTTGAGCAATGTGACGTGTGCAATAGATTCAAACTTCCAATCCAAACATGGATCTGAAGATGGATCTAGAGAATCCTGTGAGGATAAACATTCTAATATCAAGATTGTTACTGAAAAGCTTGACAAAATTTTGTCACCACGAACACCGTCTAATCAGGAAAGCT GTGATGAATCCCTTAATTGCAGCAAAGGGATAAGCCCTGTTAAAATGGTCAATGGAG TTGCAGTTGTACAAGGAAGGACCCGCTCTCTGGTTGAGAGgtttgaaaaaagagaaagatttaATAGTATTGAAGATCAAGCATCTACTATGGCTCGTGTGATGCCTGAAGCAGATAGAACTCCCACTTTGGTG AAAGGAGAACCTCAAACTTCTGGAAGGGACTCACCATCTTCAAATGATAAGGATGTTACCGAAGATCTCATGCAAACTCATGAACTATTCCTAAGTACCCTTCGCTCTCGCCTAACAAAATTACAG GTGGTGCGACATTTTTGGGAGTGCAATGATATTAAAGGTGCTATTAGTGCACTGATGAAGCTTCCAGATCTTTCTGTGG GTGCAAGCTGA
- the LOC115988618 gene encoding katanin p80 WD40 repeat-containing subunit B1 homolog isoform X3 yields the protein MGFGGSKDVVVRTLSGHRSNNCSAVEFHPFGELFASGSVDTNLKIWDIRKKGCIHTYKGHTRGITTIKFTPDGRWVVSGGFDNVVKVWDLTAGKLLHDFKFHQGHIRSLDFHPLEFLLATGSADRTVKFWDLETFELIGSTRPESTGVRAITFHPDGRTLLSGLEDSLKVYSWEPVICHDAVDMGWSTLGDQCINDGKLLACSYFRNSVGVWVADISLIEPYGSTSRPEQNDNTEQKINLNFQGSHSLEKGGTGLRSTSGLRCVSPDYDTKEIKNIYVDSTGGNPVASQRAESFNSPKVAPPSDSKDMSCLPSQKQSPSVGLNARSYEKVLDKSFVVPSIVPRDGADGGDGANSGKESISFSRTKRGMLLRPAHVQRPSNSKIEVERLPEVVESGTLSNVTCAIDSNFQSKHGSEDGSRESCEDKHSNIKIVTEKLDKILSPRTPSNQESCDESLNCSKGISPVKMVNGVAVVQGRTRSLVERFEKRERFNSIEDQASTMARVMPEADRTPTLVKGEPQTSGRDSPSSNDKDVTEDLMQTHELFLSTLRSRLTKLQVVRHFWECNDIKGAISALMKLPDLSVQADVISVLMEKMEILTLDLFSCLLPVLLGLLDSKVERHASLSLEMLLKLVAVFGPVICSTVSAPPAVGVDLHAEQRLECCNQCFIQMQKIQKILPALVRKGGLLAKCAQELNLVLQE from the exons ATGGGATTTGGAGGAAGTAAAGA TGTAGTGGTTCGAACTCTTAGCGGACACAGATCCAATAACTGTAGTGCTGTTGAATTTCATCCATTTGGAGAGTTGTTTGCATCTGGTTCAGTGGATACTAATCTAAAGATATGGGATATTAGAAAGAAAGGATGCATTCACACATACAAAGGACACACTCGAGGCATTACTACTATCAAATTCACTCCTGACGGTCGTTGGGTAGTTTCTGGCGGATTCGATAACGTTGTCAAG GTTTGGGATCTAACTGCTGGAAAGCTCTTGCACGATTTTAAATTCCATCAAGGTCACATTCGGTCCCTAGATTTCCATCCCCTCGAGTTTCTCCTGGCCACAG GTTCAGCAGACAGAACAGTGAAATTCTGGGATTTGGAAACTTTTGAACTAATTGGATCTACTAGACCTGAG TCTACAGGAGTACGGGCAATCACCTTTCATCCCGATGGAAGGACCCTACTTTCTGGGTTGGAAGATAGTTTGAAG GTTTACTCATGGGAGCCTGTAATTTGTCATGATGCTGTTGATATGGGATGGTCAACACTTGGTGACCAATGCATTAATGACGGAAAACTTCTGGCTTGCTCATACTTTCGCAATTCTGTTGGAGTTTGGGTAGCAGATATATCG CTTATTGAGCCATATGGGTCTACTTCAAGACCTGAGCAAAATGACAATACAGAGCAgaaaattaatcttaatttcCAGGGAAGTCATTCTTTAGAGAAAGGAGGAACTGGTCTCAGGTCAACTTCAGGCTTGCGGTGCGTGTCTCCAGATTATGATACAAAAGAGATAAAGAACATATACGTGGATT CTACTGGTGGAAATCCTGTTGCTTCACAGAGAGCTGAGTCCTTCAATTCTCCAAAAGTGGCACCCCCATCGGATTCAAAGGATATGAGTTGTCTGCCATCTCAGAAGCAGAGTCCTTCAGTAGGTTTGAATGCAAGATCTTATGAAAAAGTGCTTGATAAATCCTTTGTTGTTCCTAGCATTGTACCTAGGGACGGTGCTGATGGAGGAGATGGGGCAAATTCTGGAAAGGAATCCATCAGCTTTTCAAGGACAAAACGTGGAATGTTGCTCAGACCAGCTCATGTTCAGAGGCCATCAAATAGTAAAATTGAGGTCGAGAGGCTGCCAGAAGTTGTTGAATCTGGAACTTTGAGCAATGTGACGTGTGCAATAGATTCAAACTTCCAATCCAAACATGGATCTGAAGATGGATCTAGAGAATCCTGTGAGGATAAACATTCTAATATCAAGATTGTTACTGAAAAGCTTGACAAAATTTTGTCACCACGAACACCGTCTAATCAGGAAAGCT GTGATGAATCCCTTAATTGCAGCAAAGGGATAAGCCCTGTTAAAATGGTCAATGGAG TTGCAGTTGTACAAGGAAGGACCCGCTCTCTGGTTGAGAGgtttgaaaaaagagaaagatttaATAGTATTGAAGATCAAGCATCTACTATGGCTCGTGTGATGCCTGAAGCAGATAGAACTCCCACTTTGGTG AAAGGAGAACCTCAAACTTCTGGAAGGGACTCACCATCTTCAAATGATAAGGATGTTACCGAAGATCTCATGCAAACTCATGAACTATTCCTAAGTACCCTTCGCTCTCGCCTAACAAAATTACAG GTGGTGCGACATTTTTGGGAGTGCAATGATATTAAAGGTGCTATTAGTGCACTGATGAAGCTTCCAGATCTTTCT GTGCAAGCTGATGTGATCAGTGTTCTCATGGAAAAAATGGAGATTCTCACCTTAGATCTGTTTTCTTGCTTGCTTCCTGTGCTTTTGGGCTTGCTGGATAGCAAGGTAGAAAG GCATGCAAGTTTATCATTGGAGATGCTATTGAAGCTTGTTGCAGTCTTTGGACCAGTAATATGCTCAACCGTTTCAGCACCTCCAGCAGTTGGTGTTGATCTTCATGCAGAgcaaag GCTAGAATGCTGCAACCAGTGCTTTATTCAGATGCAGAAGATCCAGAAAATTCTTCCAGCTCTTGTAAG GAAGGGTGGTTTGCTGGCAAAATGTGCTCAGGAATTGAATCTAGTTCTTCAAGAGTAA
- the LOC115988618 gene encoding katanin p80 WD40 repeat-containing subunit B1 homolog isoform X1 → MAKRGYKLQEFVAHSTTATVNCVNIGKKACRLFVTGGDDHKVNLWSIGKPNSLMTLCGHTTPVECVAFDEVLVLAGASNGVIKLWDLEEVKMVRTLSGHRSNNCSAVEFHPFGELFASGSVDTNLKIWDIRKKGCIHTYKGHTRGITTIKFTPDGRWVVSGGFDNVVKVWDLTAGKLLHDFKFHQGHIRSLDFHPLEFLLATGSADRTVKFWDLETFELIGSTRPESTGVRAITFHPDGRTLLSGLEDSLKVYSWEPVICHDAVDMGWSTLGDQCINDGKLLACSYFRNSVGVWVADISLIEPYGSTSRPEQNDNTEQKINLNFQGSHSLEKGGTGLRSTSGLRCVSPDYDTKEIKNIYVDSTGGNPVASQRAESFNSPKVAPPSDSKDMSCLPSQKQSPSVGLNARSYEKVLDKSFVVPSIVPRDGADGGDGANSGKESISFSRTKRGMLLRPAHVQRPSNSKIEVERLPEVVESGTLSNVTCAIDSNFQSKHGSEDGSRESCEDKHSNIKIVTEKLDKILSPRTPSNQESCDESLNCSKGISPVKMVNGVAVVQGRTRSLVERFEKRERFNSIEDQASTMARVMPEADRTPTLVKGEPQTSGRDSPSSNDKDVTEDLMQTHELFLSTLRSRLTKLQVVRHFWECNDIKGAISALMKLPDLSVQADVISVLMEKMEILTLDLFSCLLPVLLGLLDSKVERHASLSLEMLLKLVAVFGPVICSTVSAPPAVGVDLHAEQRLECCNQCFIQMQKIQKILPALVRKGGLLAKCAQELNLVLQE, encoded by the exons ATGGCGAAGCGTGGATATAAGCTAC aggaatTTGTGGCTCATTCCACCACTGCCACTGTGAACTGCGTCAATATTGGGAAGAAGGCTTGTCGTCTGTTTGTAACCGGTGGTGATGACCATAAAGTTAATCTTTGGAGCATTGGGAAACCCAATTCTTTAATG ACCTTGTGTGGACATACAACTCCAGTTGAATGTGTAGCTTTTGATGAAGTTTTGGTGCTGGCTGGAGCTTCTAATGGTGTTATAAAGCTATGGGATTTGGAGGAAGTAAAGA TGGTTCGAACTCTTAGCGGACACAGATCCAATAACTGTAGTGCTGTTGAATTTCATCCATTTGGAGAGTTGTTTGCATCTGGTTCAGTGGATACTAATCTAAAGATATGGGATATTAGAAAGAAAGGATGCATTCACACATACAAAGGACACACTCGAGGCATTACTACTATCAAATTCACTCCTGACGGTCGTTGGGTAGTTTCTGGCGGATTCGATAACGTTGTCAAG GTTTGGGATCTAACTGCTGGAAAGCTCTTGCACGATTTTAAATTCCATCAAGGTCACATTCGGTCCCTAGATTTCCATCCCCTCGAGTTTCTCCTGGCCACAG GTTCAGCAGACAGAACAGTGAAATTCTGGGATTTGGAAACTTTTGAACTAATTGGATCTACTAGACCTGAG TCTACAGGAGTACGGGCAATCACCTTTCATCCCGATGGAAGGACCCTACTTTCTGGGTTGGAAGATAGTTTGAAG GTTTACTCATGGGAGCCTGTAATTTGTCATGATGCTGTTGATATGGGATGGTCAACACTTGGTGACCAATGCATTAATGACGGAAAACTTCTGGCTTGCTCATACTTTCGCAATTCTGTTGGAGTTTGGGTAGCAGATATATCG CTTATTGAGCCATATGGGTCTACTTCAAGACCTGAGCAAAATGACAATACAGAGCAgaaaattaatcttaatttcCAGGGAAGTCATTCTTTAGAGAAAGGAGGAACTGGTCTCAGGTCAACTTCAGGCTTGCGGTGCGTGTCTCCAGATTATGATACAAAAGAGATAAAGAACATATACGTGGATT CTACTGGTGGAAATCCTGTTGCTTCACAGAGAGCTGAGTCCTTCAATTCTCCAAAAGTGGCACCCCCATCGGATTCAAAGGATATGAGTTGTCTGCCATCTCAGAAGCAGAGTCCTTCAGTAGGTTTGAATGCAAGATCTTATGAAAAAGTGCTTGATAAATCCTTTGTTGTTCCTAGCATTGTACCTAGGGACGGTGCTGATGGAGGAGATGGGGCAAATTCTGGAAAGGAATCCATCAGCTTTTCAAGGACAAAACGTGGAATGTTGCTCAGACCAGCTCATGTTCAGAGGCCATCAAATAGTAAAATTGAGGTCGAGAGGCTGCCAGAAGTTGTTGAATCTGGAACTTTGAGCAATGTGACGTGTGCAATAGATTCAAACTTCCAATCCAAACATGGATCTGAAGATGGATCTAGAGAATCCTGTGAGGATAAACATTCTAATATCAAGATTGTTACTGAAAAGCTTGACAAAATTTTGTCACCACGAACACCGTCTAATCAGGAAAGCT GTGATGAATCCCTTAATTGCAGCAAAGGGATAAGCCCTGTTAAAATGGTCAATGGAG TTGCAGTTGTACAAGGAAGGACCCGCTCTCTGGTTGAGAGgtttgaaaaaagagaaagatttaATAGTATTGAAGATCAAGCATCTACTATGGCTCGTGTGATGCCTGAAGCAGATAGAACTCCCACTTTGGTG AAAGGAGAACCTCAAACTTCTGGAAGGGACTCACCATCTTCAAATGATAAGGATGTTACCGAAGATCTCATGCAAACTCATGAACTATTCCTAAGTACCCTTCGCTCTCGCCTAACAAAATTACAG GTGGTGCGACATTTTTGGGAGTGCAATGATATTAAAGGTGCTATTAGTGCACTGATGAAGCTTCCAGATCTTTCT GTGCAAGCTGATGTGATCAGTGTTCTCATGGAAAAAATGGAGATTCTCACCTTAGATCTGTTTTCTTGCTTGCTTCCTGTGCTTTTGGGCTTGCTGGATAGCAAGGTAGAAAG GCATGCAAGTTTATCATTGGAGATGCTATTGAAGCTTGTTGCAGTCTTTGGACCAGTAATATGCTCAACCGTTTCAGCACCTCCAGCAGTTGGTGTTGATCTTCATGCAGAgcaaag GCTAGAATGCTGCAACCAGTGCTTTATTCAGATGCAGAAGATCCAGAAAATTCTTCCAGCTCTTGTAAG GAAGGGTGGTTTGCTGGCAAAATGTGCTCAGGAATTGAATCTAGTTCTTCAAGAGTAA